The Ictalurus furcatus strain D&B chromosome 5, Billie_1.0, whole genome shotgun sequence genome includes a region encoding these proteins:
- the gata1b gene encoding erythroid transcription factor isoform X2, with translation MEATVESRWASSSLLPSEVLPTYPSDSSFVSHTEDDSTFSSIEAECSGLPSLFSNAVQSRSAPTYRHSPVRQVYSSPFLSGLSWLEGSGAHSLSSPYPSPPSSWHGGTFSRTPVLPHSSSTSSPFHPSLPLSSIRAPRSELHPPGLDCKDSLKGERVSPAAGTEGVGGVYTINHVAGGSVYPHDHGPPQPHTHTHTHSLGHYSSYSSPAQDFSSVGLYSPSYEKLRGKMTLSPTETRECVNCGATATPLWRRDGTGHYLCNACGLYHKMNGQNRPLIRPRKRLVVSKRAGTQCANCQTSTTTLWRRNSSGEPVCNACGLYFKLHNVNRPLTMKKEGIQTRNRKVSSKSRKGRRNAAMELDSFSEPLKGPGSEQPIDAFSLGPYSHSVHPAGTSTSLHAPSHLSYPYHPAAAALFSGMV, from the exons ATGGAGGCAACTGTAGAGTCTCGCTGGGCTTCCTCATCACTATTGCCATCCGAGGTGCTGCCCACTTACCCGTCTGACTCCAGCTTTGTATCTCACACCGAGGACGATTCGACGTTCTCCAGTATAGAGGCCGAATGTAGTGGCCTGCCTTCCCTCTTCTCCAACGCCGTCCAGAGCCGCAGTGCGCCGACATACAGACACAGCCCAG TGCGACAGGTTTACTCCTCTCCTTTTCTAAGTGGCCTGTCATGGCTGGAGGGCTCCGGTGCTCACTCCCTCTCTAGCCCGTACCCATCACCCCCATCCTCCTGGCATGGCGGTACGTTCAGCAGGACCCCGGTGCTCCCCCAcagctcctccacctcctctccttttcatccatccctccctctgtcCTCCATCAGAGCCCCTCGCTCTGAGCTCCACCCACCCGGCCTGGACTGCAAGGACAGTTTGAAAGGCGAGAGGGTCAGTCCTGCAGCGGGCACTGAGGGCGTTGGGGGAGTTTACACCATCAACCACGTCGCCGGCGGTAGTGTATATCCACACGATCACGGGCCGCCacagccgcacacacacactcacacacattctctagGACACTACAGCTCCTACAGCAGCCCAGCTCAGGACTTCAGCAGCGTTGGTCTCTACTCGCCATCCTACGAGAAACTACGAGGCAAGAtgactctctctcccacag AAACGCGGGAGTGTGTGAACTGTGGAGCCACTGCTACCCCTCTCTGGAGGCGCGATGGTACGGGCCATTACCTCTGCAATGCCTGCGGACTGTACCACAAGATGAACGGACAAAACAGACCCCTGATCCGGCCTAGAAAAAGACTG GTTGTGAGTAAGAGGGCAGGGACTCAGTGTGCCAACTGCCAGACGAGCACCACAACACTGTGGAGACGTAACTCCAGCGGGGAACCCGTGTGCAACGCCTGTGGGCTTTACTTTAAACTACACAAT GTAAACAGACCCCTCACTATGAAGAAGGAGGGAATTCAGACACGCAACCGGAAGGTGTCGAGTAAGAGCAGGAAGGGCCGGAGGAACGCCGCTATGGAGCTCGATTCGTTCTCTGAGCCCTTGAAGGGCCCCGGGTCTGAGCAGCCTATCGACGCCTTTTCGCTGGGACCCTACAGCCACAGTGTCCACCCCGCAGGCACCTCCACTTCACTCCACGCCCCATCTCACCTTTCCTACCCATACCACCCTGCTGCTGCAGCACTCTTTTCCGGCATGGTGTGA
- the gata1b gene encoding erythroid transcription factor isoform X1 produces the protein MQQFRSEAEGLLAMEATVESRWASSSLLPSEVLPTYPSDSSFVSHTEDDSTFSSIEAECSGLPSLFSNAVQSRSAPTYRHSPVRQVYSSPFLSGLSWLEGSGAHSLSSPYPSPPSSWHGGTFSRTPVLPHSSSTSSPFHPSLPLSSIRAPRSELHPPGLDCKDSLKGERVSPAAGTEGVGGVYTINHVAGGSVYPHDHGPPQPHTHTHTHSLGHYSSYSSPAQDFSSVGLYSPSYEKLRGKMTLSPTETRECVNCGATATPLWRRDGTGHYLCNACGLYHKMNGQNRPLIRPRKRLVVSKRAGTQCANCQTSTTTLWRRNSSGEPVCNACGLYFKLHNVNRPLTMKKEGIQTRNRKVSSKSRKGRRNAAMELDSFSEPLKGPGSEQPIDAFSLGPYSHSVHPAGTSTSLHAPSHLSYPYHPAAAALFSGMV, from the exons ATGCAGCAG tttagGAGTGAAGCTGAAGGACTTTTGGCCATGGAGGCAACTGTAGAGTCTCGCTGGGCTTCCTCATCACTATTGCCATCCGAGGTGCTGCCCACTTACCCGTCTGACTCCAGCTTTGTATCTCACACCGAGGACGATTCGACGTTCTCCAGTATAGAGGCCGAATGTAGTGGCCTGCCTTCCCTCTTCTCCAACGCCGTCCAGAGCCGCAGTGCGCCGACATACAGACACAGCCCAG TGCGACAGGTTTACTCCTCTCCTTTTCTAAGTGGCCTGTCATGGCTGGAGGGCTCCGGTGCTCACTCCCTCTCTAGCCCGTACCCATCACCCCCATCCTCCTGGCATGGCGGTACGTTCAGCAGGACCCCGGTGCTCCCCCAcagctcctccacctcctctccttttcatccatccctccctctgtcCTCCATCAGAGCCCCTCGCTCTGAGCTCCACCCACCCGGCCTGGACTGCAAGGACAGTTTGAAAGGCGAGAGGGTCAGTCCTGCAGCGGGCACTGAGGGCGTTGGGGGAGTTTACACCATCAACCACGTCGCCGGCGGTAGTGTATATCCACACGATCACGGGCCGCCacagccgcacacacacactcacacacattctctagGACACTACAGCTCCTACAGCAGCCCAGCTCAGGACTTCAGCAGCGTTGGTCTCTACTCGCCATCCTACGAGAAACTACGAGGCAAGAtgactctctctcccacag AAACGCGGGAGTGTGTGAACTGTGGAGCCACTGCTACCCCTCTCTGGAGGCGCGATGGTACGGGCCATTACCTCTGCAATGCCTGCGGACTGTACCACAAGATGAACGGACAAAACAGACCCCTGATCCGGCCTAGAAAAAGACTG GTTGTGAGTAAGAGGGCAGGGACTCAGTGTGCCAACTGCCAGACGAGCACCACAACACTGTGGAGACGTAACTCCAGCGGGGAACCCGTGTGCAACGCCTGTGGGCTTTACTTTAAACTACACAAT GTAAACAGACCCCTCACTATGAAGAAGGAGGGAATTCAGACACGCAACCGGAAGGTGTCGAGTAAGAGCAGGAAGGGCCGGAGGAACGCCGCTATGGAGCTCGATTCGTTCTCTGAGCCCTTGAAGGGCCCCGGGTCTGAGCAGCCTATCGACGCCTTTTCGCTGGGACCCTACAGCCACAGTGTCCACCCCGCAGGCACCTCCACTTCACTCCACGCCCCATCTCACCTTTCCTACCCATACCACCCTGCTGCTGCAGCACTCTTTTCCGGCATGGTGTGA